A stretch of Lathyrus oleraceus cultivar Zhongwan6 chromosome 6, CAAS_Psat_ZW6_1.0, whole genome shotgun sequence DNA encodes these proteins:
- the LOC127098626 gene encoding probable 6-phosphogluconolactonase 4, chloroplastic encodes MATSTFLSLTCTPQSMLHSKHKSHTQSSTMSLLSPQLGKKCFYNPLRHNVSSPFQVKPKRIHVGGLVKASMNSKDVHVLSKEHLAVSLAKYISDLSEKYIREKGRFTVVLSPGPVKYLRKLVEPPYCDTIDWAKWHVFLVDERVVPKTNVDSNYKLAYDGFISKVPIPPLNVSTIDDSLPADGAADVYETTLRRLVTSNVISTSSLTGFPKFDLLLLDMGPDGHIASLFPGYPALNETNKWVTYLTNAPKPPPERITFTLPVINATSNIAMVVTGAGKADAVYSALEKAPNADKLPIQKVNPEGDVKWFLDKGAASRLYR; translated from the exons ATGGCCACTTCAACATTTCTGTCCCTAACATGCACTCCTCAAAGCATGTTGCATTCCAAACATAAGTCACACACACAATCCTCAACCATGTCATTGTTGTCACCTCAATTAGGTAAAAAATGCTTCTATAACCCTCTAAGACACAATGTGTCTTCTCCATTTCAAGTGAAACCTAAGAGAATTCATGTTGGTGGCTTGGTGAAGGCATCAATGAATAGCAAGGATGTGCATGTGCTAAGCAAGGAGCATCTTGCTGTTTCTTTGGCCAAATATATTTCTGACCTCTCCGAGAAATATATCCGAGAGAAGGGACGTTTCACCGTTGTTCTGTCTCCGGGACCCGTCAAATATCTCAG GAAGCTGGTGGAACCTCCCTATTGTGACACTATTGATTGGGCTAAGTGGCATGTATTTTTGGTGGATGAGAGAGTGGTGCCAAAGACTAATGTTGATAGCAACTACAAACTTGCTTATGATGGATTCATCTCCAAG GTACCGATTCCGCCACTAAATGTGAGCACAATTGATGATTCCTTACCAGCTGATGGAGCAGCAGATGTTTATGAAACAACACTAAGACGTTTAGTGACAAGCAATGTGATATCAACATCATCACTAACTGGATTCCCAAAATTTGATCTTTTGCTATTAGATATGGGACCTGATGGACACATAGCCTCTCTTTTTCCAGGCTACCCTGCACTGAATGAAACTAATAAATGGGTTACATATCTTACGAATGCGCCTAAACCGCCGCCGGAGAGGATCACTTTTACATTGCCAGTGATTAATGCTACTTCAAATATTGCTATGGTTGTGACCGGTGCTGGTAAAGCTGATGCTGTTTATTCTGCTCTTGAGAAAGCTCCTAATGCTGATAAGCTTCCTATTCAAAAGGTGAATCCCGAAGGAGATGTGAAATGGTTCTTGGACAAGGGTGCTGCTTCGAGGCTCTATAGATAG